From the Bacteroidia bacterium genome, one window contains:
- a CDS encoding FtsW/RodA/SpoVE family cell cycle protein, with translation MKPKTGHIDLYVFLSVLALMMFSVGVVYSASVSISGIRHGGDSDYLFRTHAVRVVMGVGALFLGMFVNYHSYKNVSKILLIIALAMLAYTLVGGAVVKGAQRWISFGPLRFQPSEFAKFALVIHLAVLLSTKQRYIHDFRNGFLPLMIWIFSVVGLVFLQPNFSTGAIILGISFMVLFVGRVQLKHIAGVALAALPVVLVYAVSADYRWNRIMAHFGGESAGGSAGTYQIEQAVIGLGSGGVFGVGMGMSKQRELFLPESYTDFIFAIVGEEYGFIGALLVLALFLVIMVRGMKIAKRATDDLGRFLATGITVTITVYAVINTMVTTGLLPTTGLPLPLLSYGGTSILFTAYALGILLNISMFTRIRPREIVPQEAPSGPRVGELYQ, from the coding sequence GTGAAACCAAAAACCGGACATATAGACCTGTACGTCTTTCTTAGCGTCCTCGCGCTGATGATGTTCAGCGTGGGTGTCGTGTACAGCGCCAGCGTTTCCATTTCCGGAATACGGCACGGCGGCGATTCGGATTATCTGTTCCGCACACACGCCGTTCGTGTGGTGATGGGCGTTGGCGCGTTGTTCCTCGGTATGTTCGTCAATTATCATTCGTACAAGAACGTCAGCAAAATACTGCTGATCATCGCGCTCGCCATGCTCGCGTACACGCTTGTCGGCGGGGCGGTGGTGAAGGGAGCGCAGCGCTGGATATCCTTTGGACCCTTGCGTTTTCAGCCATCCGAATTTGCGAAATTCGCACTGGTCATCCATCTCGCGGTGCTGCTCTCGACCAAGCAACGATACATACACGATTTCCGCAACGGCTTCCTCCCGTTGATGATATGGATATTCTCGGTGGTCGGGCTGGTTTTTCTGCAGCCGAATTTCAGCACGGGAGCCATCATCCTCGGCATCAGTTTCATGGTTCTCTTTGTCGGCCGTGTGCAGCTGAAGCATATCGCCGGTGTCGCACTTGCGGCGCTGCCTGTCGTCCTGGTCTATGCTGTTTCGGCGGATTACCGTTGGAACCGCATCATGGCGCATTTCGGGGGCGAGAGCGCCGGTGGATCCGCCGGCACCTATCAGATTGAGCAAGCGGTGATCGGGCTCGGCAGCGGCGGTGTTTTCGGTGTCGGTATGGGCATGAGCAAGCAGCGTGAGCTGTTTCTCCCGGAGTCCTACACCGATTTCATCTTTGCCATAGTCGGTGAAGAGTACGGATTCATCGGGGCACTTCTCGTTCTCGCGCTTTTCCTGGTGATCATGGTGCGAGGGATGAAAATCGCAAAACGTGCCACCGATGACCTGGGACGTTTTCTCGCGACCGGCATCACCGTCACCATCACCGTGTATGCTGTAATCAACACCATGGTGACCACGGGCCTGCTTCCCACCACGGGACTACCCCTGCCCCTGCTCAGTTACGGGGGAACGAGCATTCTCTTTACGGCATACGCTCTCGGGATATTGCTCAACATTTCCATGTTCACGCGCATTCGCCCGCGCGAGATTGTGCCTCAGGAGGCGCCGTCGGGACCACGGGTCGGGGAGCTGTACCAATGA
- the murG gene encoding undecaprenyldiphospho-muramoylpentapeptide beta-N-acetylglucosaminyltransferase, with protein MHIIFAGGGTGGHLFPGVAIAQAVQQLKPDWSVSFVGSGNRLEARVVPKLGYDFDALWISGFKRRISVDALLLPLKILVSLAQSWNILRRRKPALVVGTGGYASGPMLYMAAKTGRRTMIHEQNEYPGATTRMLSSMVDEVYVTYESSATRLPAAEKLFISGNPVRPGLSRSSADDAKEFFGLMPERRTVFAFGGSLGSSSINKAVRQLVPRLVREGYQLIWQTGARDIAELAAIGALYAGQVVVRAFIDDMDKAYSAADLVLCRAGATSLAELSVLGLPAILVPYPFAAADHQYHNAKAMADAGAALVLRDTDLHMLEGQLFRLLDDDATLGAMAAASSALGRPQAAFDLAQAAIRLAETGKGA; from the coding sequence ATGCATATCATTTTTGCCGGAGGCGGCACGGGCGGACATCTCTTCCCCGGAGTCGCCATTGCGCAAGCGGTGCAGCAACTCAAGCCGGATTGGAGCGTCAGCTTTGTCGGGTCCGGCAATCGCCTTGAAGCACGGGTCGTACCCAAGCTCGGCTATGACTTCGACGCATTATGGATTTCCGGATTCAAACGCCGTATCAGCGTGGATGCCCTGCTGCTGCCGCTGAAAATCCTTGTATCGCTGGCGCAGTCGTGGAACATCCTGCGCAGACGCAAGCCGGCCCTGGTGGTCGGGACAGGCGGTTATGCGTCCGGTCCGATGCTGTACATGGCGGCGAAGACCGGTCGGCGCACGATGATACATGAACAGAACGAGTATCCCGGCGCAACGACGCGCATGTTGTCTTCGATGGTGGACGAAGTCTATGTCACCTACGAATCGAGCGCAACACGACTTCCTGCTGCGGAAAAGCTGTTCATCTCCGGGAATCCGGTACGGCCTGGTTTGTCACGCTCCTCAGCGGATGACGCGAAGGAGTTTTTCGGATTGATGCCCGAACGAAGAACAGTGTTCGCATTCGGCGGCAGTCTGGGATCGTCGTCCATCAACAAGGCGGTGCGGCAGCTCGTGCCGCGTCTCGTACGTGAGGGATATCAACTCATCTGGCAGACAGGGGCGCGGGATATTGCGGAACTCGCAGCGATCGGCGCATTGTACGCCGGCCAGGTCGTTGTCAGGGCGTTTATCGACGATATGGACAAAGCCTATTCCGCGGCGGATCTGGTGCTTTGCCGGGCTGGTGCAACGTCTCTCGCCGAGCTCAGCGTGCTCGGCCTGCCTGCCATCCTGGTGCCCTATCCGTTCGCTGCGGCTGATCATCAGTACCATAATGCAAAGGCAATGGCCGATGCCGGCGCGGCGCTCGTCCTTCGTGATACCGATTTGCATATGCTCGAAGGCCAGCTGTTCCGCCTGCTCGATGACGATGCGACGTTGGGTGCGATGGCTGCCGCCTCTTCGGCTCTGGGGCGGCCACAAGCCGCATTCGATCTTGCGCAGGCGGCCATACGCCTCGCGGAAACCGGAAAAGGAGCGTGA
- the murC gene encoding UDP-N-acetylmuramate--L-alanine ligase, with amino-acid sequence MKFANINHIYFVGIGGIGMSGIAEILLNQGFRVSGSDLTITEVTRHLAEVGATVYEGHNPENLHDVDVLVYSSAVSQDNPEVIAAIERKIPVIRRAEMLAEVMRLHHGIAVAGTHGKTTTTSMLGMVLIEGQKDPTVIVGGKLHAFGGTNARLGSGEFMVVEADEYDRSFLKLNPSIAILTTLEEEHLDIYGSLEDLKTAFIEFANKVPFYGFVALCLDEPTLQEILPEIQRKVVTYGFSSQADVQAVDLVQKEQRSSFTVVARGHELGMITLGVPGEHNVQNALAAVAVSLELGIPFEQIKRALDAFAGAFRRFELKADVGGVLVVDDYAHHPTEVKVTLKGIKAGWRRRVICVFQPHTYTRTRDFYKDFGRSFMNADLLIVTDVYAARERAIQGITGEIIAEAAKNFGHRNVQYIADKTQLAEVLEAVVKEGDIVITMGAGDIYMHCSRFIEKLKDRK; translated from the coding sequence ATGAAATTCGCGAATATCAACCACATCTACTTCGTCGGCATCGGCGGCATCGGGATGAGCGGCATCGCCGAGATTCTGCTGAATCAGGGCTTTCGTGTTTCAGGCTCGGACCTCACCATAACCGAGGTGACACGTCACCTCGCTGAGGTGGGTGCGACGGTATACGAAGGGCACAATCCGGAAAATCTGCATGACGTGGATGTGCTCGTCTATTCGTCGGCTGTTTCGCAGGACAACCCTGAAGTCATCGCGGCCATCGAGCGGAAAATCCCTGTGATTCGTCGCGCGGAAATGCTCGCCGAAGTCATGCGCCTGCATCACGGCATCGCCGTTGCGGGAACGCATGGAAAAACCACCACCACTTCCATGCTTGGCATGGTGCTCATCGAAGGGCAGAAAGATCCCACCGTCATCGTCGGGGGCAAGCTGCATGCCTTTGGCGGAACCAACGCGCGCCTTGGCAGCGGTGAGTTCATGGTGGTGGAAGCGGATGAGTACGACCGCTCCTTCCTCAAGCTCAATCCCTCCATCGCCATCCTGACGACACTCGAAGAGGAACATCTCGACATCTATGGCAGTCTGGAGGATTTGAAAACCGCCTTCATCGAATTCGCCAACAAGGTGCCGTTCTACGGTTTCGTCGCTCTCTGCCTCGACGAACCCACGCTGCAGGAAATCCTCCCGGAGATTCAGCGGAAAGTGGTGACCTACGGCTTCTCCTCGCAAGCGGACGTACAGGCGGTGGATCTCGTGCAGAAGGAGCAGCGCAGCAGCTTTACCGTCGTCGCCAGGGGACACGAACTCGGCATGATTACGCTGGGTGTTCCGGGGGAACACAACGTGCAAAACGCCCTTGCCGCCGTGGCGGTCAGTCTCGAACTCGGTATCCCGTTCGAGCAAATAAAACGGGCGCTCGATGCTTTCGCCGGTGCCTTCCGACGCTTCGAACTCAAAGCCGATGTTGGCGGGGTGCTGGTTGTGGACGACTACGCGCACCATCCGACCGAGGTCAAGGTCACGCTCAAAGGAATCAAGGCGGGCTGGCGTCGGCGTGTCATCTGCGTATTTCAGCCGCATACCTACACGCGCACCCGCGATTTCTATAAAGATTTCGGCCGCTCTTTCATGAACGCCGATCTGCTCATTGTCACGGACGTCTACGCGGCTCGCGAACGCGCAATACAGGGCATCACCGGTGAAATCATCGCCGAAGCGGCGAAAAATTTCGGACACAGAAATGTGCAGTACATTGCCGACAAGACGCAACTGGCCGAGGTGCTGGAAGCGGTGGTGAAAGAAGGCGACATCGTGATCACCATGGGTGCGGGCGATATCTATATGCACTGTTCACGCTTTATTGAAAAGCTCAAGGACCGCAAGTGA
- the murB gene encoding UDP-N-acetylmuramate dehydrogenase has product MLNLEHIRQLCTGGISISEPLAPLTSFRIGGPADIYLEPSTTDELVALVRYFRVQEVSYILLGNGSNILISDEGYRGAALSIEKGFSSVTLDGDTITAGAGIRLSTFVDFAITHNFAGVEMLAGIPGTLGGGVIMNAGAYGGEISDHLLDVTVLRGTDVRTLSRDACNFRYRNSDLKEDIVLSARFRFPRGDAQELRRRRKELLLKRNAAQPVKFPNAGSIFKNPEGDFAARLIESSGLKGQRFGGAVVSELHANFIVNDSGATANDVVALINRVRRIVFETTGVVLEPEIQFIGFSADPLDPLPLNRQVQA; this is encoded by the coding sequence GTGCTGAATCTCGAGCACATACGGCAGCTCTGCACCGGCGGCATCAGCATCAGCGAACCGCTCGCACCGCTTACGTCCTTCCGCATCGGAGGGCCGGCCGATATCTATCTCGAGCCATCCACTACGGATGAACTGGTCGCGCTTGTCCGTTATTTTCGCGTCCAGGAAGTGTCGTACATTCTGCTCGGGAATGGAAGCAATATTCTGATCAGCGACGAGGGCTACCGAGGGGCTGCGCTGAGCATCGAGAAGGGCTTCTCGTCTGTCACGCTCGACGGCGATACCATCACCGCGGGCGCCGGAATCCGTCTGAGCACCTTTGTGGATTTTGCCATCACGCATAATTTCGCCGGCGTGGAAATGCTGGCCGGTATTCCCGGGACGCTCGGTGGCGGCGTGATCATGAACGCCGGAGCCTACGGAGGAGAGATTTCGGACCATCTCCTGGATGTTACCGTGCTTCGCGGTACGGACGTACGCACACTCTCCAGGGACGCATGCAATTTCCGGTACCGGAACTCCGATCTGAAAGAGGATATCGTGCTCTCCGCGCGCTTCCGCTTTCCCCGGGGAGATGCTCAGGAGCTTCGTCGCAGGCGAAAGGAATTGCTGCTCAAGCGCAATGCCGCGCAGCCGGTGAAGTTTCCCAATGCCGGAAGCATTTTTAAAAATCCCGAAGGCGATTTTGCGGCGCGGTTGATCGAGAGCAGCGGACTGAAAGGACAGCGTTTCGGTGGTGCAGTCGTATCGGAGCTGCACGCGAACTTCATCGTAAACGACAGCGGTGCCACCGCGAACGATGTGGTGGCCCTCATCAACCGTGTACGCCGCATCGTATTCGAGACCACCGGTGTGGTGCTCGAGCCGGAGATCCAGTTCATTGGCTTTTCCGCCGATCCCCTGGATCCGTTACCCCTGAACAGGCAGGTACAGGCATGA
- a CDS encoding cell division protein FtsQ/DivIB: MRRKRTVKPTRHRTVGIAMFFVVSAIAAIALAAAEWRESVTGVVLDVRGVSITSKAVIADAVALNDSSSLTTIDLLEVKRRILANPYIRDVDLMRDPPRTLVVNVTERKPIAMLINVQAADWLVDEDGYVLPAVHAPEVYDVPVITGAGDLRVLKPGVRIVSKKVQKALQVLRTARGMGGGIFHQFSEVHVAPKRDLVLYTIEAGVPVILGPVVHIENKLRAFNTFWENVAMKYDPAALEYVDLRWSNQVVTRWRGTTDAPAQAEQSDTLAVRDTLFIKE, encoded by the coding sequence ATGAGACGCAAACGCACAGTAAAACCAACCCGACACCGCACCGTGGGCATCGCGATGTTTTTCGTCGTGTCCGCTATCGCGGCTATCGCTCTTGCGGCCGCGGAATGGCGCGAGAGTGTGACGGGTGTGGTCCTGGACGTTCGCGGTGTGAGCATCACCTCCAAGGCGGTGATCGCAGACGCCGTGGCGCTGAACGATTCTTCCAGTCTCACCACGATTGATCTTCTCGAGGTGAAGCGGCGCATTCTCGCAAATCCGTACATACGCGACGTGGACCTGATGCGCGATCCGCCGCGTACCCTGGTCGTGAACGTCACCGAAAGAAAGCCCATCGCAATGCTGATCAACGTACAGGCCGCCGACTGGCTTGTTGACGAAGACGGCTATGTGCTTCCCGCTGTGCATGCCCCCGAGGTGTACGATGTGCCGGTCATCACAGGTGCGGGCGATTTGCGGGTACTCAAACCGGGCGTGCGCATTGTGAGCAAGAAAGTGCAGAAAGCGTTGCAGGTGCTGCGGACGGCTCGCGGCATGGGCGGCGGCATCTTCCACCAGTTTTCTGAAGTACACGTCGCTCCCAAGCGCGACCTCGTGCTCTACACCATCGAGGCGGGCGTTCCGGTGATTCTCGGGCCGGTGGTGCATATCGAGAACAAGCTGAGAGCGTTCAATACGTTCTGGGAAAACGTGGCGATGAAATACGATCCCGCCGCGCTAGAATATGTGGATCTGCGCTGGAGCAATCAGGTCGTGACACGCTGGCGCGGAACGACGGACGCACCCGCGCAGGCGGAACAGAGCGATACGCTCGCCGTGCGCGACACACTCTTCATCAAGGAATGA
- the ftsA gene encoding cell division protein FtsA, with translation MKSRQSSHAADNIVVGLDIGTTKICVLIAGKDADGRINVFGIGKAENEGMARGTVTNIDKTVRAIQEAVQQAERQSGIKVRAVNVGIAGDHIQSFQSRGVIAISNPENEIGRKDVERLLQDTKRVALPSDRRIIHVIPQEFIVDGQDGIYDPVGMAGVRMEANVHIITGGITPVQNIYKCIERAGLEVNDLVLEPLASAYSVMSEEEKEVGIVLVDIGGGTTDIAIFEDRTIRHTAVLAIAGKKVTEDIRKGLGILNDEAERLKREHGYAYLPEIVENVRIPLRPIGGRDATEISRDLLCQIIQPRMEEILEIVGLEIKRSGYSKHLHSGIILTGGGSLIKGTAALAREVLGMPVKIGIPSGFSGGFVAEVENPIYSTCVGLVMHGMRSIGPESFSTSADAGRPNVLRRIMDWFNEL, from the coding sequence ATGAAAAGCAGACAATCATCCCATGCAGCAGATAATATCGTCGTTGGACTCGATATCGGGACGACCAAGATTTGCGTCCTTATCGCGGGCAAGGATGCCGACGGCCGCATCAATGTGTTCGGCATCGGCAAGGCGGAGAACGAGGGAATGGCCCGCGGTACGGTCACAAACATTGATAAGACGGTCCGGGCGATTCAGGAGGCCGTGCAACAGGCCGAACGCCAAAGCGGCATCAAAGTGCGCGCCGTCAATGTGGGCATCGCCGGCGATCATATACAAAGTTTCCAGAGTCGCGGCGTCATTGCCATCAGCAATCCGGAGAACGAGATCGGACGCAAAGACGTGGAGCGTCTGCTGCAGGACACCAAACGTGTCGCGCTTCCGTCCGACCGCCGCATCATCCACGTCATCCCCCAGGAATTCATCGTGGACGGGCAGGACGGCATCTACGATCCGGTCGGCATGGCGGGAGTGCGTATGGAAGCCAATGTGCATATCATCACCGGCGGTATCACCCCGGTGCAGAATATCTACAAATGCATTGAGCGCGCCGGACTCGAAGTCAACGATCTCGTCCTCGAACCACTGGCCTCCGCGTACTCGGTGATGAGTGAAGAAGAAAAAGAAGTCGGAATAGTGCTTGTGGATATCGGCGGCGGCACCACCGACATCGCCATCTTCGAGGATCGCACCATCCGACATACCGCCGTGCTGGCCATTGCGGGCAAGAAAGTGACCGAGGACATCCGCAAGGGACTGGGCATACTGAATGATGAAGCCGAGCGGCTCAAACGCGAGCACGGCTACGCCTATCTGCCGGAAATCGTGGAAAACGTGCGCATCCCGCTTCGTCCGATCGGCGGACGCGATGCGACGGAAATATCCCGCGATCTGCTCTGTCAGATCATACAGCCGCGCATGGAAGAAATTCTCGAAATCGTCGGTCTCGAAATCAAGCGTTCCGGGTACTCCAAGCACCTTCACTCCGGCATCATTCTCACAGGCGGCGGATCCCTCATCAAGGGTACAGCGGCGTTGGCCCGCGAGGTGCTCGGCATGCCGGTGAAGATCGGCATACCCAGCGGCTTCTCCGGCGGCTTCGTCGCCGAGGTGGAGAATCCCATCTACAGCACCTGTGTCGGCCTCGTCATGCACGGCATGAGAAGCATCGGTCCCGAAAGCTTCAGCACCAGCGCCGACGCCGGCCGTCCGAATGTGCTGCGCAGGATCATGGATTGGTTTAATGAGCTGTAG